Part of the Ziziphus jujuba cultivar Dongzao chromosome 8, ASM3175591v1 genome is shown below.
GCACAAGTCCACATCATTGGGGCGCTGACGTTTTAAAACCCCATGGACATAAGGCTTCCCACCTTGTCCGACACGTGTCACCTGTATCAGGTCGACACATGGCGTATCCAGAGGCGACATGTGGCTCTCGGTGAGACTGACACATGTCTACACTCATTGCGGAACATATGGTTTAACTTCTGGTCGACACGTGGCCTCGCCATTGTGCGCCATTTGTCAACATTTCGTCTCGAGAAGTGGCGATTTCTCATCGCGACACGTGGCGAGCCCAATTGCAATCGGTCCCTTTCACTTGGGCCTGGATCTGAATCGAGCTTGGATATTGGGCTGAACAGTAGCCTGTTCTAACCGCAGGTTAGGCTGTGAAACTGGACCAGGCtcaacataatttaaaattctggCCCTCTGACCCAGATTCTTACCCAAACCCATTTTTCCGACCCGTTAACCCAAATTTCGacccgtcttcaacctccaaccGGGTTTTCTCGACCCGTTTGACTGGTAAACGAGTTTTTTTTATCCGGTTCAATTTTCCGATCAAAATCTACTATTCTGGCGATcaaaaaattcaccaaaaactTTCGAAATTCATGGGCAAATCAATTTTGgacacaatttttattttgaaacaaaatttaataattgcccaaaaatttttaaacctcacaggtttgatgttttttttttttttttcctcttcaaaaACCAAAGCACACAGACATAAAATAAGATATACAAGAAATAGAAACATGGCATGTATCTGTTTgagtaaatcaattttaattaaaaatataaatttatatatatatatatattatatacatgcccaaacataaacagtacacgggtatgaacctttttttttttcttttttcttccctttaatgGGAAACGCATagtaaacacaaaaataaaattttcacatatatatacatatataaaatcagTAAAACTTCTTAAGATTGTTGGATATTTAGATATTTAAAGAATTTAGAACCTGTATTTCCttaattgatttgatttttggaaGTCTAACCGAGGtttgtgtgataccacagtatCCTTGAGacgttttacgcccaccggtgcaggagttttgtgacgaacgtctcccaggatacaacggttGGAAAAGCTTTCAAATCTACCAACTCCGAAGCTTTTTTCTTCAAACTTTCAGTGTACCTTCAATTTACCACTATCACTTCTCTCTGTTTTTCACGTATTTctcaaaattctattttttctctgtaaaacttcaaaaaaaaaatacaaagaacgttttttttttttttaaaatacatgcaAGCTTCAAACTCTCACCAAAAAAGTTGTATCGACGAAAAACTTTCTCCCactgttttcaaaatattattttatttattaataaaataaaattattttatcaaaactcaaccaactgaaaaaaaatccaaaacccaaatcattcacacatATGGGTCTGGGCCCAAACTCTAacactattaaaattaattctcGTCATATCCCAACCATTTGTAtgcttaaatataataaaaatattgaaaatattatattatttattttatatacatatattatttgtatGGTCTAAAAAAGGTTGTGAAAATATTAacaagatttaaatatattattccaaaatataaaataaacaatagtTAAACGAGAAAAAAGGATGGATAATGAGGATCCTGTTCCGTCTCGCTACCAAATGTAAAATAAGATTATGGGCAAGGACTTTCCCTCTCTCTGATTCAGGGCCAAGAGTGGAGATGAAAAATCTCGATGAAGCTCCGTTGTCAATTGTCATCTTTATGGATAAATGATTGCCAATGATTATGAGGACTATTAGCGGTACTCGAATAAGTGGTGGCTAACCTAATGAATCCATAattgttcaaaataatttagaaaattaaaaaagcaaggattgtattgaattttttttaatactgcaATTATAATTtctcaaataattatttaatcataaatattaaaaacaaaaaggagaaaaaaaaaacttatttttactTTCATGGAATATATTCGTAAACATTTGTTACAGAGGAAATAccagcaaaataattataaaaaaaaaaaaaaaatcttataagaaggaaaaccaaaaacaaaatgtttttaACTACGATCCAAGCAGCATGAAACatcatcaaaccaaaaaaagcCGATGTGAGATTGAAAATGAcaaattcctattttattttataaaattataattatagaaaacgaagttaaaaataaataaataaataaaacttaaacagCCAAACAAAACGGGTTGTTTCGAAACGTGTGGTCCTCAGCGTCCACGCAATTGGCATAGCCATCAGAGTGTGCGTGCCCTCCACAAGTTCCTACACCAACCGCTTGTTTTTTCCAACATTGatcatcttcttcctcttcatttCACCGACCCATCCTCACCCTCACACCACATAGAGCTAAAGTAGTTCTTCAAAGcaagagagaaacagagaaacAGACCCATCAACTCCAATGGCCTCCATCGTAAGCACGGTCGCCGTGGGAATGGTTTCGAACCGCAACTCGTCCATGGAGGTTTCGAGGACGAGTGGAATTAGAGGAACCGATACCAGTGTTTCGACCCATAATCCATTCAACAACCcattatcttctttttcttatggTATGCTTGGTAGCAGAAGATCGAGGTCCTTGGTTGTGGTGAAAGCAGAGGCTCAATCTATAAACCCTGAAATCAGGAAGAGCGAAGACAAAGTGGTGGATTCGGTTGTGGTCACCGAGCTCGCTAAGCCCCTTACTGCTTATTGCAGGTAGTCTGAATTCTGTCTCAGTTCGTTGTTGTAATTCTTACATTTTAATTTCAATgtgtatatatttcaatttcaatgCGAAACTCTGACTTaggaattagataaaacatGGCATGCTTTTTTGAAGAACTTTTGAAGCTTTTG
Proteins encoded:
- the LOC107414256 gene encoding CDGSH iron-sulfur domain-containing protein NEET, which translates into the protein MASIVSTVAVGMVSNRNSSMEVSRTSGIRGTDTSVSTHNPFNNPLSSFSYGMLGSRRSRSLVVVKAEAQSINPEIRKSEDKVVDSVVVTELAKPLTAYCRCWRSGTFPLCDGSHVKHNKASGDNVGPLLLKKQ